In Streptomyces sp. NBC_00414, a single window of DNA contains:
- a CDS encoding glycosyltransferase family 4 protein, giving the protein MQISFLIHNAYGIGGTIRTTYNLANTLAEQHDVEIVSVLRHREEPVFARNPRVRLRHLVDLRKGRPGYEGDDPEHLRPARVFPKGELRYDQYSALTDRRIAEHLSTVDADVVVGTRPGLNVHLARETRRGPARVGQEHLTLDSHSVGLRTELRGAYPRLDAVATTTEADATAYRTKMRLPGVHVEAVPNSVPAPGIEPADGTGKWVVAAGRLAPVKRYDLLIKAFDLVRAQRPDWRLRIYGSGKQKDKLRHLIDELGLYNHVLLMGAANPIEPEWAKGSIAAVTSSLESFGMTIVEAMRCGLPVVSTDCPHGPGEIIDNGVDGRLVQVGNVEAIAGGLLELINDDALRRQMADAALKDSERFDPARIAERYESIFSGLVSRGGTSRIGRVRGSLHRTRGALLGSAYAVRDAGLTVFGKERSA; this is encoded by the coding sequence ATGCAGATTTCTTTCCTTATACACAACGCCTACGGAATCGGTGGGACGATCCGGACGACGTACAACCTTGCGAACACCCTTGCCGAGCAGCACGACGTCGAGATCGTCTCCGTTCTCCGTCACCGTGAGGAGCCGGTCTTCGCACGGAACCCCCGCGTGCGCCTGCGCCACCTCGTCGACCTCCGCAAGGGACGCCCCGGATACGAGGGCGACGACCCCGAGCATCTGAGGCCGGCCCGGGTCTTCCCGAAAGGAGAGCTCCGCTACGACCAGTACAGCGCCCTGACCGACCGCCGTATCGCCGAGCACCTCTCCACGGTCGACGCCGACGTCGTGGTCGGGACCCGCCCCGGCCTGAACGTGCATCTGGCCCGCGAGACCAGGCGCGGCCCGGCCCGCGTCGGCCAGGAGCACCTCACCCTCGACAGCCACTCCGTCGGGCTGCGCACGGAACTGCGCGGCGCCTACCCCCGGCTCGACGCGGTCGCCACGACCACGGAGGCGGACGCCACCGCGTACCGCACGAAGATGCGACTGCCCGGCGTCCATGTCGAGGCCGTGCCCAACTCGGTGCCCGCGCCCGGCATAGAGCCCGCCGACGGCACCGGCAAATGGGTCGTCGCGGCCGGCCGGCTCGCCCCGGTCAAGCGGTACGACCTGCTGATCAAGGCCTTCGACCTGGTGCGCGCCCAGCGGCCCGACTGGCGCCTGAGGATCTACGGCAGCGGAAAGCAGAAGGACAAGCTGCGTCACCTCATCGACGAACTCGGCCTCTACAACCACGTATTACTGATGGGCGCGGCCAACCCCATCGAGCCCGAGTGGGCCAAGGGCTCCATCGCCGCCGTCACCTCCAGCCTCGAATCCTTCGGCATGACCATCGTCGAGGCCATGCGCTGCGGCCTGCCCGTCGTCTCCACCGACTGCCCGCACGGCCCGGGGGAGATCATCGACAACGGTGTCGACGGACGCCTCGTGCAGGTCGGGAACGTCGAGGCCATCGCAGGGGGCCTGCTCGAACTCATCAACGACGACGCGCTGCGCCGGCAGATGGCGGACGCGGCGCTCAAGGACTCCGAGCGCTTCGACCCGGCACGGATCGCCGAGCGCTACGAATCGATCTTCAGCGGTCTCGTCTCGCGCGGCGGCACCTCGAGGATCGGCCGGGTGCGCGGCTCACTGCACCGCACCCGAGGAGCCCTGCTCGGCAGCGCGTACGCCGTTCGGGACGCCGGACTGACCGTATTCGGGAAGGAGCGTTCCGCATGA
- a CDS encoding helix-turn-helix transcriptional regulator: MLETSARLLRLLSLLQAHRDWSGPDLASRLGVTPRTVRRDVDRLRELGYPVHASPGTGGGYQLGVGAELPPLLLDDDEAVAVAVGLRTAAGQGIEGIGETSVRALAKLEQVLPHRLRRRVGALNAFTVPMLRGPRPSAVDPAVLTELAAACRDSERLRFEYRNHEGAPTRRTVEPHRLVCTEHRWYLVAWDVDRGDWRTFRVDRVTPRPPHGPRFTPRESPAEDLAAYVSKGVSTRAYASHAVVRLHVPLEEAAERVTPSAGTLEAEGPDSCVLRTGAASLDVMVIHVMLMGLPFEVLEPVELIAAISTARDRLSDALDRSGSAGSPPGRSGSGAA; encoded by the coding sequence ATGCTGGAAACCTCGGCAAGACTCCTGCGCCTCCTCTCGCTGCTGCAAGCGCACCGCGACTGGTCGGGCCCCGACCTGGCGAGCCGCCTCGGCGTCACCCCGCGCACGGTCCGCCGGGACGTCGACCGACTGCGGGAGCTCGGCTACCCCGTGCACGCCAGCCCCGGCACGGGCGGCGGCTACCAGCTGGGCGTGGGGGCCGAACTGCCCCCGCTGCTCCTCGACGACGACGAGGCCGTCGCCGTGGCCGTCGGCCTGCGCACCGCCGCGGGACAGGGCATCGAGGGCATCGGCGAGACCTCCGTACGCGCCCTCGCCAAGCTCGAACAGGTGCTGCCGCACCGGCTGCGCCGCCGGGTCGGGGCCCTGAACGCCTTCACCGTGCCGATGCTGCGCGGCCCTCGGCCCTCCGCCGTCGACCCGGCCGTCCTCACCGAACTCGCGGCCGCCTGCCGCGACTCGGAGCGGCTGCGCTTCGAGTACCGGAACCACGAGGGCGCCCCGACCCGCCGCACGGTCGAACCGCACCGGCTGGTGTGCACCGAGCACCGCTGGTACCTGGTCGCCTGGGACGTGGACCGCGGCGACTGGCGGACGTTCCGGGTCGACCGGGTCACCCCCAGGCCGCCGCACGGGCCGCGCTTCACTCCTCGCGAGTCACCGGCCGAGGACCTCGCCGCGTACGTCTCCAAGGGGGTCTCCACGCGCGCGTACGCCTCGCACGCCGTCGTCCGCCTTCATGTGCCCCTGGAGGAGGCGGCCGAGCGCGTCACACCCTCCGCCGGGACCCTGGAGGCCGAGGGCCCGGACAGCTGTGTGCTGCGCACCGGCGCCGCGAGCCTCGACGTGATGGTCATTCACGTCATGCTGATGGGCCTCCCCTTCGAGGTGCTGGAGCCCGTGGAGCTCATCGCGGCGATCAGTACTGCTCGGGACCGGCTTTCGGACGCTCTTGACCGAAGCGGATCTGCGGGCTCTCCTCCTGGCCGGAGCGGGTCTGGGGCGGCGTGA
- the ctaD gene encoding aa3-type cytochrome oxidase subunit I, producing the protein MGTDTAQAAVRPVPVKRPGRLVVDWLTTTDHKKIGHLYLITSFAFFLVGGLMALLMRAELARPGTQIIDNNTFNQMFTMHGTIMLLLFATPTFAGFANEIMPLQIGAPDVAFPRLNMLSYWLFLFGGLIVLGSLLVPQGPANFGWFAYAPLNSMERSPGIGADMWIMGLALAGFGTILGAVNFLTTIIGMRAPGMTMFRMPIFTWNTLFTSILILLAFPVLAAALLVLEADRRFGSQVFASANGGALLWQHLFWFFGHPEVYIIALPFFGIITEIIPVFSRKPIFGYLTLVGATMAITGLSVVVWAHHMFATGAVLLPFFSFVSFLIAVPTGVKFFNWTGTMLKGSLSFETPMLWATGFLVSFLFGGLTGVILASPPLDFHVTDTYFVVAHFHYVVFGTVVFATFGGFYFWWPKFTGKMLDERLGKLHFWTLFVGFHTTFLVQHWLGAEGMPRRYADYLAADGFTALNTISSIGAFLLGMSTLPFLYNVWKTAKYGEKVDADDPWGFGRSLEWATSCPPPRHNFATLPRIRSESPAFDLHHPRFAAITPPQTRSGQEESPQIRFGQERPKAGPEQY; encoded by the coding sequence ATGGGGACGGACACCGCGCAGGCGGCGGTACGGCCCGTACCGGTGAAGCGGCCGGGGCGGCTGGTGGTGGACTGGCTGACCACGACCGACCACAAGAAGATCGGCCACCTCTATCTGATCACCTCGTTCGCCTTCTTCCTGGTCGGCGGTCTGATGGCGCTGCTGATGCGGGCCGAGCTGGCGCGGCCGGGTACGCAGATCATCGACAACAACACGTTCAACCAGATGTTCACGATGCACGGCACGATCATGCTGCTGCTCTTCGCGACGCCGACCTTCGCCGGTTTCGCCAACGAGATCATGCCGCTGCAGATCGGCGCGCCCGACGTGGCCTTCCCCCGGCTGAACATGCTGTCGTACTGGCTGTTCCTCTTCGGTGGGCTGATCGTGCTGGGATCCCTGCTGGTGCCCCAGGGGCCCGCGAACTTCGGGTGGTTCGCGTACGCGCCGCTGAACAGCATGGAACGCTCGCCCGGTATCGGCGCCGACATGTGGATCATGGGGCTCGCGCTGGCCGGCTTCGGCACGATCCTCGGCGCGGTGAACTTCCTGACGACCATCATCGGGATGCGCGCGCCCGGCATGACGATGTTCCGGATGCCGATCTTCACCTGGAACACGCTGTTCACGTCGATCCTGATCCTGCTGGCGTTCCCGGTGCTCGCCGCGGCCCTCCTGGTCCTTGAGGCGGACCGGCGGTTCGGCTCGCAGGTCTTCGCCTCGGCCAACGGCGGGGCGCTGCTGTGGCAGCACCTGTTCTGGTTCTTCGGGCATCCCGAGGTCTACATCATCGCGCTGCCGTTCTTCGGGATCATCACGGAGATCATCCCGGTCTTCAGCCGGAAGCCGATCTTCGGCTATCTGACGCTGGTCGGCGCCACGATGGCCATCACCGGTCTGTCCGTGGTCGTGTGGGCCCATCACATGTTCGCGACGGGCGCGGTGCTGCTGCCGTTCTTCTCGTTCGTGTCGTTCCTGATCGCGGTGCCCACGGGTGTGAAGTTCTTCAACTGGACCGGCACGATGCTCAAGGGGTCCCTCTCCTTCGAGACCCCCATGCTGTGGGCGACCGGCTTCCTGGTGTCGTTCCTGTTCGGCGGTCTGACCGGGGTGATCCTGGCCTCGCCGCCGCTGGACTTCCACGTCACGGACACGTACTTCGTGGTGGCGCACTTCCACTACGTGGTGTTCGGCACCGTCGTCTTCGCGACCTTCGGCGGCTTCTACTTCTGGTGGCCCAAGTTCACCGGGAAGATGCTCGACGAACGCCTCGGCAAGCTCCACTTCTGGACGCTCTTCGTCGGCTTCCACACCACGTTCCTGGTGCAGCACTGGCTGGGCGCGGAGGGCATGCCGCGCCGCTACGCCGACTATCTGGCGGCCGACGGGTTCACCGCGCTCAACACCATCTCGTCGATCGGCGCGTTCCTGCTGGGCATGTCGACGCTGCCGTTCCTCTACAACGTCTGGAAGACGGCCAAGTACGGCGAGAAGGTCGACGCCGACGACCCCTGGGGCTTCGGCCGCTCGCTGGAGTGGGCGACCTCGTGCCCGCCGCCGCGGCACAACTTCGCCACGCTGCCCCGGATCCGTTCCGAGTCGCCGGCGTTCGACCTGCATCATCCGCGGTTCGCGGCGATCACGCCGCCCCAGACCCGCTCCGGCCAGGAGGAGAGCCCGCAGATCCGCTTCGGTCAAGAGCGTCCGAAAGCCGGTCCCGAGCAGTACTGA
- a CDS encoding I78 family peptidase inhibitor, translating to MAPIPTPPAEPSDTPDAYVGLEVGGAERQARARGWSAVRSLPPGAIITMEYRVGRLNFEVTDGRVTRCWKG from the coding sequence ATGGCACCGATTCCCACTCCTCCCGCAGAGCCCTCCGACACTCCGGACGCGTACGTCGGCCTGGAGGTCGGCGGCGCCGAGCGGCAGGCTCGTGCGCGCGGCTGGTCCGCCGTGCGGTCGTTGCCGCCGGGCGCGATCATCACGATGGAGTATCGCGTGGGGCGGCTGAACTTCGAGGTCACGGACGGTCGGGTGACGCGCTGCTGGAAGGGGTGA
- a CDS encoding phosphatase PAP2 family protein — translation MRTERKLTRLDRVFARLDREPERPAHIDVPRMSRHRVVLFASTLAFYAAIVWAVVITSWLVRLDWQVMFFRPYQQWPEIHAFLDYYVVLGQRGPTAVMIAAWLGWRSWRQHTLRPLLTLGASLLLLNITVGAAKISMGRLGPHYATGVGSNEMWLGGDIFPSGHTANAVVTWGILAYLASTPRARRWLSAFSAVVSLGVGLTTVYLGTHWLSDVVLGWAAGLLILLALPWCEPLIARAESGIFDLRDAWRDRRRGAAPAGPAEVPAPAALAPIGKPAAGEQEPVVREPVAASRPARAPGYLAPGPHLSRSERTPVTPLGSRRPPQSDRVTRGTASARPLAGG, via the coding sequence GTGCGTACCGAACGAAAGCTGACTCGTCTGGACCGGGTCTTCGCCCGGCTGGACCGTGAGCCGGAACGACCGGCCCACATCGACGTGCCCAGGATGAGCCGGCACCGGGTGGTCCTCTTCGCGTCCACGCTCGCCTTCTACGCGGCCATCGTGTGGGCCGTCGTGATCACCTCCTGGCTGGTCCGGCTCGACTGGCAGGTCATGTTCTTCCGGCCCTACCAGCAGTGGCCGGAGATCCACGCGTTCCTCGACTACTACGTGGTCCTGGGCCAGCGGGGTCCCACGGCTGTGATGATCGCGGCCTGGCTGGGCTGGCGCTCCTGGCGGCAGCACACCCTGCGGCCGCTGCTCACGCTGGGCGCCTCGCTGCTGCTGCTCAACATCACGGTCGGCGCCGCCAAGATCAGCATGGGCCGCCTCGGTCCGCACTACGCGACCGGTGTCGGCTCGAACGAGATGTGGCTGGGCGGTGACATATTCCCTTCCGGCCACACCGCCAACGCCGTCGTGACCTGGGGCATCCTCGCTTATCTGGCCTCGACGCCGCGCGCTCGCCGCTGGCTGTCGGCCTTCTCCGCCGTGGTCTCCCTCGGCGTCGGCCTGACCACCGTGTACCTGGGTACGCACTGGCTGAGCGATGTCGTGCTCGGCTGGGCGGCGGGACTGCTGATCCTGCTGGCGCTGCCCTGGTGCGAGCCGCTGATCGCGCGTGCGGAGTCCGGCATCTTCGATCTGCGCGACGCCTGGCGCGACCGTCGCCGCGGTGCGGCTCCGGCCGGACCGGCGGAGGTTCCCGCTCCCGCGGCGCTCGCCCCGATCGGCAAGCCGGCGGCCGGTGAGCAGGAGCCGGTGGTGCGTGAGCCCGTGGCCGCCTCCCGGCCGGCGCGGGCGCCCGGTTACCTGGCCCCCGGCCCGCACCTGAGCCGCTCGGAGCGCACCCCGGTGACGCCTCTCGGCAGCCGCAGACCACCGCAGTCGGACCGAGTGACACGTGGCACCGCCTCGGCGCGGCCCCTGGCGGGTGGCTGA
- a CDS encoding glycosyltransferase family 39 protein, translated as MTDLETVAPPRPGPSWRRAAPALLGYAAVRALGLVALAVWSATRDKSAQQLLSARWDSLWYTRVAELGYGYEVRLPNGDVHSNLAFFPLLPWLERAVSAVSPLSYADAGLLVSTVASLAAAWGIFAVADHVYGRRAGICAVLLWAVLPVGIVQSMAYSESLFTALAAWSLYAVLTGRWLTAGLLASLAGLTRPVGAAVVAAVWVTAIASFAGERSAPSPGGAPRWRRALAILIAPLGAAGYVLWVGRHTGKGPLGYLDVQAGWRNGFDGGYAFARFVADKFTSFPSALAGLALIAGVALLIRLYVTCVRQRQPLPLLVYAGVVTALALCASSYFGSKPRLLLPAFPLLLPLALALARLRTARSAWVLGTVAVASAAYGAFWLNGSGPP; from the coding sequence GTGACCGATCTTGAGACCGTCGCGCCGCCCCGTCCGGGGCCGTCCTGGCGCCGCGCCGCGCCCGCGCTCCTCGGGTACGCGGCGGTGCGCGCGCTGGGCCTGGTGGCGCTCGCGGTGTGGAGCGCCACCAGGGACAAGAGCGCGCAGCAACTGCTCTCGGCCCGCTGGGACTCCCTCTGGTACACCCGGGTCGCCGAGCTGGGCTACGGCTACGAGGTGCGGCTGCCGAACGGCGACGTGCACTCGAACCTCGCCTTCTTCCCCCTGCTGCCGTGGCTGGAGCGGGCGGTGTCGGCGGTGTCCCCTCTCTCCTACGCGGACGCGGGCCTGCTGGTCAGCACGGTCGCCTCGCTCGCCGCGGCCTGGGGGATCTTCGCGGTCGCGGACCACGTGTACGGCCGGCGGGCCGGGATCTGTGCCGTGCTGCTGTGGGCGGTCCTGCCCGTCGGGATCGTGCAGTCGATGGCGTACAGCGAGTCGCTGTTCACGGCGCTCGCGGCCTGGTCGCTGTACGCGGTCCTGACCGGCCGCTGGCTGACCGCGGGTCTGCTCGCCTCGCTGGCCGGCCTGACCCGTCCGGTGGGCGCGGCGGTCGTTGCGGCCGTGTGGGTGACGGCCATCGCCTCTTTCGCGGGGGAGCGGAGCGCTCCGTCCCCGGGTGGCGCACCGAGATGGCGGCGCGCCCTGGCGATCCTGATCGCGCCCCTCGGAGCGGCCGGGTACGTCCTGTGGGTCGGCCGTCACACGGGCAAGGGCCCGCTGGGCTACCTCGACGTCCAGGCGGGCTGGCGCAACGGCTTCGACGGCGGCTACGCGTTCGCCCGGTTCGTCGCCGACAAGTTCACCTCGTTCCCGTCGGCCCTGGCCGGCCTGGCGCTGATCGCCGGGGTCGCCCTGCTGATCCGGCTGTACGTGACCTGCGTACGGCAGCGGCAGCCGTTGCCGCTCCTGGTGTACGCGGGGGTGGTCACCGCCCTCGCGCTGTGCGCGTCGAGCTATTTCGGCTCGAAGCCACGCCTTCTGCTGCCCGCCTTCCCCCTCCTCCTGCCCCTCGCACTGGCCCTCGCGAGGCTGCGAACGGCCAGGTCGGCGTGGGTGCTGGGCACGGTGGCCGTGGCGTCGGCGGCGTACGGCGCCTTCTGGCTGAACGGCTCCGGTCCGCCGTGA
- a CDS encoding MFS transporter — MSGTTTAAARRRRETGAGANRWVVLVVLCVSLLLVAVDATVLHVAVPAVTEDLTPGAIELLWIVDVYPLVCASLLILFGTLGDRVGRRRVLLLGYALFGVASAVAALADSAEVLIAARALLGVGGAMIMPATLSILRQVFPARRERALAIGVWSAVAAVGAAVGPLLGGFLLEHFWWGSVFLINIPLMLVSLPVGRLLLPESKGERDGPWDVVGALMAAAGLFGVVLGVKRLGGGEDPLSVFTAVPLMAGAGLLVAFVRRQRRRRHPLVDLRMFSRPAFSTSVGCIVLAMLALVGLELIAAQYLQLVLELSPLETGLRLLPLTVAAMTAGLVGAKMLQRFGPRTMVCSGFCLTAAAVVTLTAMGTEDNAPLLLTGFVMLGFGLEVTLFGAYESMLSEAPQEQAGGAAAIGETSYQLGAGIGIALLGSVMNAAYAPGLASVHGVPPGDAAAAGHSLGEAYEVAARLGGGSGEALRVAARHAFVHGLHVTLLVSAGLLLLGAVMALRLPRAMECAEPSPSRAGVPGPREASGAPVRVGGG, encoded by the coding sequence ATGTCCGGGACGACCACGGCCGCCGCGCGTCGCCGTCGGGAGACCGGGGCCGGTGCAAACCGCTGGGTCGTCCTTGTGGTGCTGTGCGTCAGCCTGCTCCTGGTCGCCGTCGACGCCACCGTGCTCCACGTCGCCGTGCCCGCCGTCACCGAGGACCTCACGCCCGGCGCGATAGAGCTGCTCTGGATCGTCGACGTCTACCCGCTCGTCTGCGCCTCGCTGCTGATCCTCTTCGGCACCCTGGGCGACCGGGTCGGCCGCAGACGGGTCCTCCTCCTCGGATACGCCCTCTTCGGCGTCGCATCCGCTGTCGCGGCCCTCGCCGACAGCGCGGAGGTGCTGATCGCGGCCCGCGCCCTGCTCGGCGTCGGCGGCGCGATGATCATGCCCGCGACGCTGTCCATCCTTCGGCAGGTCTTCCCCGCCCGGCGCGAGCGGGCGCTCGCCATCGGCGTCTGGAGCGCCGTCGCCGCGGTGGGCGCGGCCGTCGGACCGCTCCTCGGCGGGTTCCTCCTGGAGCACTTCTGGTGGGGCTCGGTCTTCCTCATCAACATCCCGCTGATGCTCGTCAGCCTGCCCGTCGGGCGGCTGCTGCTGCCCGAGTCGAAGGGCGAGCGCGACGGGCCGTGGGACGTCGTCGGCGCGCTGATGGCCGCGGCCGGCCTCTTCGGCGTCGTCCTCGGAGTGAAGCGGCTCGGCGGCGGAGAGGACCCGCTGAGCGTTTTCACGGCGGTGCCGCTGATGGCGGGAGCCGGACTGCTCGTCGCCTTCGTACGGCGGCAGCGGCGGCGCCGGCATCCGCTGGTCGATCTGCGGATGTTCTCGCGGCCCGCCTTCAGCACCTCCGTCGGCTGCATCGTGCTGGCGATGCTCGCCCTGGTCGGGCTCGAACTGATCGCCGCGCAGTATCTCCAGCTCGTGCTGGAGCTCTCCCCGCTGGAGACCGGGCTGCGGCTGCTGCCGCTCACCGTCGCCGCGATGACCGCGGGACTGGTCGGGGCGAAGATGCTGCAGCGCTTCGGGCCGCGCACCATGGTCTGCTCCGGTTTCTGTCTCACCGCCGCCGCGGTCGTCACCCTGACGGCGATGGGTACCGAGGACAACGCTCCGCTGCTGCTGACCGGGTTCGTGATGCTCGGCTTCGGCCTTGAGGTGACGCTTTTCGGGGCGTACGAGTCGATGCTGAGCGAGGCACCGCAGGAACAGGCCGGCGGGGCGGCGGCGATCGGCGAGACGTCGTACCAGCTCGGGGCGGGGATCGGGATCGCGCTCCTCGGGAGCGTGATGAACGCGGCGTATGCGCCCGGGCTCGCGTCCGTTCACGGGGTTCCGCCGGGGGACGCCGCCGCGGCGGGGCATTCGCTGGGGGAGGCCTACGAGGTCGCCGCGCGGCTCGGCGGGGGGTCGGGGGAGGCGCTTCGGGTGGCGGCTCGGCACGCGTTCGTGCACGGGCTGCATGTGACGCTGCTGGTGAGTGCGGGGCTGTTGTTGCTGGGGGCGGTGATGGCGCTTCGGCTGCCCCGGGCGATGGAGTGCGCGGAGCCCTCGCCTTCCCGGGCGGGGGTGCCGGGGCCCCGGGAGGCGTCCGGGGCGCCCGTGCGGGTCGGTGGCGGCTGA
- a CDS encoding acyl-CoA dehydrogenase family protein — MSSSPSPSSKLPPFDPSDPLGVDDLLSAEDLAVRDTVRAWAADRVLPYVAEWYENGELPGIRELARELGGLGALGMSLDGYGCAGASAVQYGLACLELEAADSGIRSLVSVQGSLAMYAIHRFGSQEQKQTWLPRMAAGEVIGCFGLTEPDHGSDPAGMRTYAKRDGGDWVLTGRKMWITNGSVAGVAVVWARTDDGIRGFVVPTDSPGFSAPEIKHKWSLRASVTSELVLDEVRLPADAVLPEVTGLKGPLSCLSHARYGIVWGAMGAARASFEAAVEYAKTREQFGRPIGGFQLTQAKLADMTVELHKGILLAHHLGRRMDAGRLRPEQVSFGKLNNVREAIDICRTARTILGANGISLEYPVMRHATNLESVLTYEGTVEMHQLVLGKALTGLDAFR; from the coding sequence ATGTCCTCTTCCCCTTCCCCTTCCTCGAAGTTGCCGCCGTTCGACCCCAGTGATCCGCTCGGTGTCGACGATCTGCTGAGTGCGGAGGATCTGGCGGTCCGTGACACCGTGCGCGCCTGGGCGGCCGACCGGGTGCTGCCTTATGTCGCCGAGTGGTACGAGAACGGAGAGCTGCCGGGGATCCGGGAGCTGGCACGGGAGTTGGGCGGCCTCGGCGCTCTCGGGATGTCGCTCGACGGATACGGGTGTGCCGGAGCCTCCGCCGTGCAGTACGGACTCGCCTGTCTGGAGCTGGAGGCCGCCGACTCCGGGATCCGCTCGCTCGTCTCCGTGCAGGGCTCGCTCGCGATGTACGCGATCCACCGGTTCGGCAGCCAGGAGCAGAAGCAGACCTGGCTGCCGCGGATGGCCGCCGGCGAGGTCATCGGCTGCTTCGGACTGACCGAGCCCGACCACGGGTCCGACCCCGCGGGCATGCGCACGTACGCCAAGCGGGACGGCGGGGACTGGGTCCTCACCGGACGCAAGATGTGGATCACCAACGGGTCCGTGGCGGGGGTCGCCGTCGTGTGGGCGCGGACCGACGACGGGATCCGCGGCTTCGTCGTGCCCACCGACAGCCCCGGCTTCTCCGCGCCGGAGATCAAGCACAAGTGGTCACTGCGGGCGTCGGTCACCAGTGAGCTGGTGCTCGACGAGGTGCGGCTGCCCGCCGACGCCGTACTGCCCGAGGTCACCGGGCTCAAGGGCCCGCTCAGCTGTCTCTCCCACGCCCGGTACGGGATCGTGTGGGGCGCGATGGGCGCCGCACGGGCGAGTTTCGAGGCGGCGGTGGAGTACGCGAAGACGCGTGAACAGTTCGGGCGGCCCATCGGCGGATTCCAGCTCACCCAGGCCAAGCTCGCCGACATGACGGTCGAACTGCACAAGGGGATCCTGCTGGCCCACCACCTGGGCCGGCGGATGGACGCGGGACGGCTCCGTCCCGAGCAGGTCAGCTTCGGCAAGCTCAACAACGTGCGGGAGGCGATCGACATCTGCCGTACGGCACGGACGATCCTCGGCGCCAACGGGATCTCGCTCGAATACCCCGTGATGCGCCACGCGACGAACCTCGAATCGGTGCTGACCTACGAGGGCACCGTCGAGATGCACCAGCTGGTACTGGGCAAGGCGCTCACCGGTCTCGACGCGTTCCGGTAG
- a CDS encoding cell division protein SepF, with protein MGSVRKASAWLGLVDDNDDERYYDDDYAEGSETGSREVWVTDPRVKVASEAAEEKGRRIGTVTPDSFRDARGIGELFRDGVPVIMNLTAMEAADAKRVVDFAAGLIFGLRGSIERVSNRVFLLTPADTEIVSGEPAARRVDGFFNQS; from the coding sequence ATGGGATCGGTGCGCAAGGCGAGTGCCTGGCTTGGCCTCGTCGACGACAACGATGACGAGCGTTACTACGACGACGACTACGCCGAGGGATCCGAGACCGGGAGCCGTGAGGTCTGGGTCACGGATCCTCGGGTCAAGGTGGCATCGGAAGCCGCCGAGGAGAAGGGCCGACGGATCGGCACGGTCACCCCGGACAGCTTCCGGGACGCCCGTGGCATCGGTGAGCTGTTCCGCGACGGCGTGCCCGTCATCATGAACCTCACGGCCATGGAGGCCGCCGACGCCAAGCGCGTCGTCGACTTCGCGGCCGGCCTGATCTTCGGCCTGCGCGGCTCCATCGAGCGCGTGTCGAACCGGGTTTTCCTGCTGACCCCCGCCGATACCGAGATCGTCAGCGGGGAACCCGCCGCCCGTCGTGTGGACGGCTTCTTCAACCAGAGCTGA